A single region of the Phalacrocorax carbo chromosome 4, bPhaCar2.1, whole genome shotgun sequence genome encodes:
- the TNIP2 gene encoding TNFAIP3-interacting protein 2 isoform X1, whose amino-acid sequence MHLAGLLLALQKKEKGQQRDRGSPSPAMCSVSEGSSTDPLAARFKQVEEMLERLHRENRSLKNKVPRYNVLCTLYHESAQQLKHLQLQLAAKEATIRELRSSLARLQQRQQEQEPPAGAAGAEPEPEPEPARSLVESLLEQLGQAREQLRDSERLSARRVEALSQEVQKLNQQLEEKNGEIQQMINQPPYEKEREILRLQKSLAEREKAQATSDVLCRSLTDETHQLQRKLASTAEMCQHLAKCLEEKQRREKRNSDDQTPTERANQVLDNETSLQALICNLQDENRMLKQKVAHVEDLNAKWQKYDASRDEYVKRLHLQLKEMKSQLDLQHGITSAQTNSDLMHKEIFRLNKLLEEKMNECIKTKRELEDVKKASEGDNERIQMLEQQVLVYKDDFTSERSDRERAQSKIQELQAEVACLQHQLARRQDSRDTSSHFRVHIGNQNHMYVQTNVEHLRGNSPGQTGMRRTSSQSEQASPPADNGNSGSEGRAQGELRCPHCMRFFSDELSDEFLKHVAECCQ is encoded by the exons ATGCACCTGGCCGGATTACTGCTCGCcctgcagaagaaagagaaggggcAGCAGCGTGACCGCGGCTCACCTTCCCCAGCCATGTGCTCGGTAAGCGAGGGTAGCAGTACGGACCCCTTGGCGGCCCGCTTCAAACAGGTGGAGGAGATGTTGGAGAGGCTACACCGGGAGAACAGGAGCTTGAAGAACAAAGTGCCTCGGTACAACGTGCTCTGCACTTTGTACCACGAGTCCGCCCAGCAACTGAAgcacctccagctgcagctggctgccaaGGAGGCGACGATCCGGGAGCTGCGGAGCAGCCTGGCCCGGctgcagcagcggcagcaggagcaggagccgccggcgggggcggcgggcgccgagccggagccggagccggagccggcccgcTCGCTGGTGGAGagcctgctggagcagctgggccAGGCCCGGGAGCAGCTCAGGGACAGCGAGCGACTCTCGGCGCGAAGAGTGGAAGCTCTGAGCCAG GAAGTACAGAAGTTGAATCAGCAGCTAGaggagaaaaatggagaaatacagcagatgatAAATCAGCCTCcatatgaaaaggaaagagaaatcttACGACTTCAGAAGAGCttggcagagagagagaaggctCAGGCCACCAGCGATGTTTTGTGCCGTTCACTCACTGATGAAACTCACCAACTTCAACGCAAATTAGCATCCACAGCAGAAATGTGTCAACATCTGGCAAAATGTCtagaagagaagcaaagaagagagaagCGGAATTCAGATGACCAGACACCTACTGAAAGAGCTAATCAG GTTTTAGACAATGAAACTTCACTTCAAGCTCTTATCTGCAACCTACAAGATGAAAACAGgatgttaaaacaaaaagtagCTCAC GTGGAAGACTTAAATGCAAAATGGCAGAAATATGATGCGAGTAGGGATGAGTATGTGAAGCGACTCCACTTGCAGCTCAAAGAGATGAAGTCACAACTGGATCTGCAGCATGGCATAACTTCAGCACAAACAAACTCTGACCTGATGCACAAGGAAATATTCCGGTTAAACAaactgctggaagaaaaaatgaatgaatGCATAAAAACTAAGAGAGAATTAGAAGATGTGAAGAAGGCTAGTGAAGGAGATAACGAGCGCATACAAATGCTGGAACAACAG GTCCTAGTTTATAAAGATGATTTCACATCTGAGAGATCAGACAGAGAACGAGCACAGAGTAAAATACAAGAGCTTCAGGCAGAAGTTGCATGTCTGCAACACCAGCTAGCCAGAAGACAG GACTCAAGAGACACAAGTAGTCATTTCAGAGTTCACATTGGTAACCAAAATCATATGTACGTACAGACAAATGTTGAACATCTACGAGGCAATAGCCCGGGCCAAACAGGCATGAGAAGAACATCTTCACAGTCTGAACAAGCTTCTCCTCCTGCGGACAATGGGAACTCTGGATCCGAGGGCAGGGCACAGGGTGAACTTAGATGCCCTCATTGTATGAGGTTTTTCAGTGATGAACTCAGTGATGAATTCCTCAAACACGTTGCTGAATGTTGTCAGTGA
- the TNIP2 gene encoding TNFAIP3-interacting protein 2 isoform X2 — protein sequence MHLAGLLLALQKKEKGQQRDRGSPSPAMCSEVQKLNQQLEEKNGEIQQMINQPPYEKEREILRLQKSLAEREKAQATSDVLCRSLTDETHQLQRKLASTAEMCQHLAKCLEEKQRREKRNSDDQTPTERANQVLDNETSLQALICNLQDENRMLKQKVAHVEDLNAKWQKYDASRDEYVKRLHLQLKEMKSQLDLQHGITSAQTNSDLMHKEIFRLNKLLEEKMNECIKTKRELEDVKKASEGDNERIQMLEQQVLVYKDDFTSERSDRERAQSKIQELQAEVACLQHQLARRQDSRDTSSHFRVHIGNQNHMYVQTNVEHLRGNSPGQTGMRRTSSQSEQASPPADNGNSGSEGRAQGELRCPHCMRFFSDELSDEFLKHVAECCQ from the exons ATGCACCTGGCCGGATTACTGCTCGCcctgcagaagaaagagaaggggcAGCAGCGTGACCGCGGCTCACCTTCCCCAGCCATGTGCTCG GAAGTACAGAAGTTGAATCAGCAGCTAGaggagaaaaatggagaaatacagcagatgatAAATCAGCCTCcatatgaaaaggaaagagaaatcttACGACTTCAGAAGAGCttggcagagagagagaaggctCAGGCCACCAGCGATGTTTTGTGCCGTTCACTCACTGATGAAACTCACCAACTTCAACGCAAATTAGCATCCACAGCAGAAATGTGTCAACATCTGGCAAAATGTCtagaagagaagcaaagaagagagaagCGGAATTCAGATGACCAGACACCTACTGAAAGAGCTAATCAG GTTTTAGACAATGAAACTTCACTTCAAGCTCTTATCTGCAACCTACAAGATGAAAACAGgatgttaaaacaaaaagtagCTCAC GTGGAAGACTTAAATGCAAAATGGCAGAAATATGATGCGAGTAGGGATGAGTATGTGAAGCGACTCCACTTGCAGCTCAAAGAGATGAAGTCACAACTGGATCTGCAGCATGGCATAACTTCAGCACAAACAAACTCTGACCTGATGCACAAGGAAATATTCCGGTTAAACAaactgctggaagaaaaaatgaatgaatGCATAAAAACTAAGAGAGAATTAGAAGATGTGAAGAAGGCTAGTGAAGGAGATAACGAGCGCATACAAATGCTGGAACAACAG GTCCTAGTTTATAAAGATGATTTCACATCTGAGAGATCAGACAGAGAACGAGCACAGAGTAAAATACAAGAGCTTCAGGCAGAAGTTGCATGTCTGCAACACCAGCTAGCCAGAAGACAG GACTCAAGAGACACAAGTAGTCATTTCAGAGTTCACATTGGTAACCAAAATCATATGTACGTACAGACAAATGTTGAACATCTACGAGGCAATAGCCCGGGCCAAACAGGCATGAGAAGAACATCTTCACAGTCTGAACAAGCTTCTCCTCCTGCGGACAATGGGAACTCTGGATCCGAGGGCAGGGCACAGGGTGAACTTAGATGCCCTCATTGTATGAGGTTTTTCAGTGATGAACTCAGTGATGAATTCCTCAAACACGTTGCTGAATGTTGTCAGTGA